A segment of the Cellvibrio sp. KY-YJ-3 genome:
GACGATGTCGGCCGATGCCTGTTTTTGAAAACCCGGAAGCGTGATATTAATTCTTTCGTGCTGATTGTAGGCGCACATTATTTCTCGCTTATTCATTCACTCTCCTTACTTGCCCGCAGGTTTTGCCTATCAAATAACGATTGCGTTCCAACAACTCGGTGAGGTTGTCAGTTTGCAGGGCACCATCAATTAATATTTCTTCGGTGCTGTTTTCCTGGCTGCGCAGAATGCCGATTTGGGTAAACATCAGGGCGTCTTTTACTGGCAGGGTTTGGAAATTATTTTTGCCCATGTGTTTGCCGTTGACCCAGACTTCGGTTGAACCCAGTTTTGGGTTTGTTGACCAGTGAATATGCAAGGCGACGCGGTGCCATTGGCCGGGTGCGGCGCCCTTGGGCAATTTCCACAGCACATTTTTTGCGGCAGTTTCCTGAAAACTCAATTCGCTGCCGTGAATGTTGAAGCGAAACATTTGTTGCCAGCTTTTGTTGGATTCCCAATAACCCAATTCGTGTTTGTGTTTGCTCAATTCTTTCGGCAAATAAAAACTAAACGCAAAAAAAGCATCGCTCCCTTCCTGTGTCCCGCCTTCATTGTTTTCACCTACCGTATAGCGATGGTGAAATTCACTGCGGTTCAAATCTTTATTGCCGTGCCACAAAAATGATTCATCACCGGTGAGTGTGATTTTTCCGGCGTACTTGCCGTCAAATACGCAGTCTGAAATCACCGAATGTCCTGCGGGATTAATCGGTGTGCTCCACTGGCTTATATCGCCGGTTTCAAAATCACCCTGCCAGAGAATACTGGCGCTGGCATTGAGTGTGTAAAAACATAAGGCTAGGGTTGCTGCTTGGAGTGCTTGTTTCATGGGCGTTATTTTCTTTGGCTGTAGGGTTGTTGCGATAATTAAGTCTTACATGTAGCTTGCCTGCTCTGCTTTTTATCGCTAGTGGATAGCAGTCGCCAAATGCGAATGCTTTCCGCAGCTAGGCTTACAGAAGGGCAGAGTTCTCTGTGATGTATTTTTTCATTTCTTCGCGGTTGATCCTAAACTCAACTTCACATTGCAAGGTTTCTTGGTCATCACTTTTGTTCACAAAAACCACATCATGTCTTGTTAAGTAGAAGTAACCTGATTCGGTTGGGCACCCCTCCTCTATTTGCTTTATTTTTAATGCTTTGGTCAGGCCGCTATTAAGCTTTTTATTTAACTCTACACTCATGCTGCGTTCAATTTCATTATTGATTTCAATTTCTTTGCCAGTTTTCAAGTTGTATGTTATTGCGCCGGTTCTACCTTTAGTATACGGCATTCCAGGGCAGTACCAAGAGTCTGAAAACTTGAGGCTGAAAATTTTGCCATTTGTCAGAGTAACTTCTGCATGAAATTGTTTATCCCCATTTTGATCATCGCATTGAAACTCTGTGGTCATTTGTAAAATGGAAGCATTGATTTTCTTAATTGTTGGGCTGTTGTTTAATATTACTGGGTATTCGATATTTGTTTTCCAGTGTCCCATGGGAGAAGCGTCATCTTCTCTAGTGAAGAATATAGTTTTTGTTTCGTATGTTTCCTCTTTCAATATAGGCTCGGCGTTTGGTTTGCATGAGCACAATAGGGGAATTAAGAAAGCAAGTATTCGAAGTGTTATTTTTACGCCATGCATATTTTTTGTATTCGGGGAGGAGCTAGTTGCTATCAAATGCCCAAAATTTTGGGCATTTGATGATTGCTGGTGAGGTTAGTTTTATTCTTCTAAAGGACGATCCAGCTCTTTTTTTAATTCAAGTGCCTTTTTTTTGCTTTCTTCCAATCGTTGATAAATGTTTGGCCCAAAAAGAGGGATTAATAATTTATCTTTATGTAATGCCAGGGTTTCATTGTTGGTGGTGTTCAGCCAGTCTTTTTCGACGGCATTTTTAATAGGGTTATTCGAAATGAAATTTACCCGTAAGCTATCTTCTATTGGTTGTGTTGTTTTGTCTGCAACCTCAAAAAACTCATGGGAGGAAATATTTTGATTGGGGCTGTAGGTAAATGTCAGCTCTAAATACGCATCGGAAGTG
Coding sequences within it:
- a CDS encoding polysaccharide lyase; the protein is MKQALQAATLALCFYTLNASASILWQGDFETGDISQWSTPINPAGHSVISDCVFDGKYAGKITLTGDESFLWHGNKDLNRSEFHHRYTVGENNEGGTQEGSDAFFAFSFYLPKELSKHKHELGYWESNKSWQQMFRFNIHGSELSFQETAAKNVLWKLPKGAAPGQWHRVALHIHWSTNPKLGSTEVWVNGKHMGKNNFQTLPVKDALMFTQIGILRSQENSTEEILIDGALQTDNLTELLERNRYLIGKTCGQVRRVNE